In the genome of Blastopirellula marina, one region contains:
- a CDS encoding glycosyltransferase family 2 protein has product MTEGVETTIRAASGARERELSPGNVTDERVLPISVVIATKNEACNIEECLESVLWADQVCLVDSQSTDGTVEIAESYNAEVHQFHYEGGWPKKRNWALEHVSIRNPWILILDADERVTEELRSEIETAIKNTEIDGYYIRWKFMFFNRWMKHSWSHGWMLRLFRHGKGGYEDLGMRGEGGWDAEVHENVVVEGQCKRLKSPLLHETRQDLEYWIRKQNEFSTWNAKRRLQQLSDHMLPLSYLWDGDPIHRRRWLKTLYIRLPFKPLLMFIYLYFVKCGFLDGVAGFYFCVLRAIHEFNIDAKVYEARRNTNGS; this is encoded by the coding sequence ATGACAGAGGGCGTTGAGACGACGATACGTGCGGCTAGTGGCGCTCGGGAGCGAGAGTTGTCGCCGGGCAATGTCACCGATGAACGTGTTCTTCCAATTTCCGTCGTAATCGCGACTAAGAATGAGGCATGCAACATTGAAGAATGTTTGGAGAGCGTACTTTGGGCGGACCAGGTCTGCCTAGTCGATTCGCAAAGTACGGATGGCACCGTTGAGATCGCAGAAAGTTACAACGCCGAAGTTCATCAGTTTCATTACGAGGGAGGATGGCCCAAAAAGCGTAATTGGGCTCTGGAGCACGTCTCCATTCGAAACCCTTGGATACTAATTCTCGATGCTGATGAGCGCGTAACCGAAGAGTTACGCAGCGAAATTGAAACCGCAATCAAGAATACAGAAATCGATGGCTATTATATTCGATGGAAGTTCATGTTCTTCAATCGATGGATGAAGCATTCATGGAGCCATGGTTGGATGCTACGTCTTTTTCGACATGGAAAAGGGGGGTACGAGGATCTGGGAATGCGCGGAGAAGGCGGATGGGATGCTGAGGTCCATGAAAATGTGGTCGTCGAAGGTCAATGCAAGCGACTAAAAAGTCCATTGCTCCACGAAACTCGTCAGGACCTCGAATACTGGATTCGAAAACAGAATGAATTTTCGACGTGGAATGCCAAGCGTCGACTTCAGCAGTTGAGTGATCACATGCTACCACTGTCTTATCTCTGGGATGGAGATCCAATACATCGCCGACGATGGTTGAAGACTTTGTACATTCGATTGCCATTCAAACCTTTGTTGATGTTCATTTACCTGTACTTCGTAAAATGTGGCTTTCTCGATGGAGTTGCAGGGTTCTACTTTTGTGTCTTGCGAGCAATCCATGAGTTCAATATTGATGCCAAAGTCTACGAAGCGAGGCGGAATACGAATGGGTCATAA